From the genome of bacterium:
GTCCGCGTCCTCCGTGACGTGCGGGACGAAGCCGCGCAGGTTGGGGAAGACCTCGCCGTAGGCCTCTGACTTGCGGCTCTCCGCCGTCAAGTGGACCAGCGTTACGTCAGGGTGGCCGACCAGGAGACGGACTAGCTCTCCGCCCCCGTATCCGGATGCGCCGATGATGCTGACCCGTGTCTTCATAGACTCTTTATACATCGAGGTGCATGAAAGTGCAAGGGGCAGTTTAGGTCTGGGGGCGGAGCAATCGCTCGTAGAGCAGCATGGCGGTCGCGACCAATCCGGCGGTCTCGGTGCGCAGGACCAGCGCGCCGAGCGAGACCGCCTGACCGCCGACGGCGCGGGCAGCGGTGAGGTCCCCCTCGGTGAGCCCGCCCTCGGGCCCGATCAGAACGGCGGCCGTGTGGAACGGGCGTGCCGCCACAACCTCGCCGATCGGGCGGGCCTCGTGTTCCCATGGCACGACGAACAGATCCACCGGACCCAGGGCCGCCAGCGCCTCCGGGAGCCGCGCGGGCGCGTGGATCTCCGGGGTATCGCCCCGCCCGCACTGCCTGGCCGCTTCCTGCGCCACCCGGCGCCAGCGGTCCACGCGAACCGCACTCGGTTCAACCACCGTGCGATCGGTGTGGACCGGATGGATGGCGGAGAGCCCTATCTCGGTGCCCATCCGCACGACCAGATCCATCTTGGCGCCGCGCGGTATGCCCTGGATCAGTGAGATCTCCACGGGCCGCCGTGAGACGGACGGTGGTCCGGTGCGCCGGGCGATAACGCCCGAGGGACCAACCTCGATAATCTCCACCTCCGCCTCGCGGCGGCCGTCGAAGACGACCAGCCTGGCACCGGGTCGCAGCCGCAGCACCCTCGCGATGTGGTGCGCTTCGCGCGGCGCGAAGGAAAAGGACTCCTGATCGAGTGCCTGCGCCGCGGCGTAGAAGCGGCGGCGCGTCAAGGCCGTCCTGCCACGGCATGCACGGCGTGCACGGCGCGCCAGCCGCGCCGCGCCTCTGTCCCGACGACGCGCAGCCCGGACACCTGGGCCAGGCGCGCAACCTCGGCGACGCGCGCAGGGCCGAAGCCGCCCCCCACGAACCGTCCCCCTGGAGCCAAGCACCGCCCGACGTGGGGGAATACGCCTGCAAGGATCTCCGGCGTGAGATTCGCCACAATCAGGTCCGCGCGCAGGCGCACGCGACTCAGGCCTGACGCGCGCCGAACCGTAACAATGCGCAGAACGCCATTGGCGCGCGCGTTGGCGCGGGCTATGGATGCTGCGACATCGTCGTCGTCAATCGCCAACACCCGCCGCGCGCCCAGGCGCGCGGCCGCTATGGCCAGGATACCCGAACCGGTGCCGAGGTCGAGCACCGTCTCGCCGCCATGCACGTAGCGCTCCACCGCGGCCAGACAGAGTTGGGTCGAAGGGTGCTCGCCGCTGCCGAAGGCCTGCCCTGCATCGAGCCTGACCAGTACCTGTCCTGGGCGTATCCTGGACCGCATCCAGGTGGGCTGCACCGTAATGCGGCCGACCCGCACCGGCTTCGCGTGCGCCCGCCACATCTTGACCCAGTCCGTGTCGCCTACCACGCGCACGCCTATGGTACCGGAGGCCGCCTCACGCGCGAGTGCGCGCCTGAGGCGAGAGAGAGAGCTGCGACCGGCTCTGGTGGAGGGCAGGTAGACACGCAACACCCGACGGCCTCGGCCAGGCCTTGCGCTCTCGGAAAACCCAGCCGGGCAGTGCCCCAGCAGGCAGTCACCCGCCATCTCGGAATCCTGGAGCGGAACGTCCACGGAGATCTCGATCCAGCGCATCGTGGTAACCCGCCGCCCAAACCTACTTGAGCAGATCCTGCATCTTCTTGAGGATCGGCTTACGCTTGCCCTTCCGCTTTTCGTCTCCCTGCGGGCGCTCGCCGCCGAGGCGCGCGAGCTCCTCGATCAACGCCCGCTGCTCGCGCGTCAGCCGCGTCGGGATGGCAACCCGAGCCGTCAGGTGCAGGCTGCCGCGGCCGCCGCGAAGGTCGGGCAGTCCCCTGCCCCGCACCGAGATCGTCGCGCCCGGCTGCGTGCCGGCCGGCACCGTCACCGGAACCGTGCCGTGTATGCCTGGGAACTCCACCTCGTCGCCCAACGCGGCCTGCGTCATGGTGAGTTCGATGTCACGGTAGAGGTCTCGCCCGCGACGGGCAAACACCGGGTGCGGCGCAACGTGCACAACCACGAAGAGATCGCCGCGGCCTCCCCCGCGCACGCCGGCTTCGCCCTCTCCGGACAGGCGCAGGTGCATGCCGTCCTCCACCCCGGCGGGGATGGTTACCGTGATCTCCCGCCTGGCCTCTGACCGACCCGCGCCACGACAGCCCGCGCACGGACGGACGATGTAGGTACCCGTCCCTCCACACCGGCCGCACGTCATGACCTGCGTCAGATGGCCGAAGACCGTGCGCTGCGCGTGGCGGACCTCTCCGGTCCCTTGGCAGGACGGACAGCGCTCTGGGCTCGATCCCTGCTCAGCTCCGGTGCCGAAGCAGACCGGGCAGGTCTCAAGTCGATCCAAGGTGATGCGTCGCTCCACGCCTGAGGCAACCTCCTCAAGGGTCACCTCCAGGTCGTAGCGCATGTCGGAACCCCGCTGGGGCCCTTCCCTCTCAGCCCTATCAGGCCTGCCGCGGCCGCCGAAGAACATCTCAAAGAGATCCTCGAAGGGGCCGGCGGCGCCGCCGAAGGGACCGGCCTCCGAACCCACCTGGCCAAACCGATCGTACTGGCTGCGCTTCACCGGGTCGCTCAACACCGCGTAGGCCTCGTTGACGTCCTTGAAGCGCTCCGTGGCGTGGGGATCGTCGCGCCGGATATCCGGGTGAGTCTCTCTCGCTAGCCGGCGGTAGACCTGCTTGATCTCTTCCTGACTGGCCCGGCGGTCAACACCGAGGATCTCGTAGAGGTCTCTAGAATCCATGTGCACGGTTGTGTCGGCGGGATGGAGGCCGGAGCCCTAAGCCGACGGCCTCATTGCCTCGCTGAGGCTTTCCGCAACGCATCGCACCGCGGTGACGGCGCTGCGGTAACGCATCCGCGTAGGCCCGAGGATGCCGACGGTGCCGCCGCGCCGGTCGCCCGCCCGGTAGGCCGCCATGATCAGGCTGCAGGCGCGGAGCTGCTCGTGCGGGTTCTCCTCGCCGATGAGGATCCAAACCCCTTCCTCGGGCACCGCGGCCAGCACGCGGTCCAGCACCGATTCGTCTTCAAGAGCCTCGAACAGCCGGGTCGCCCGATCCGGGCTCTTGAACTCCGGCTCCGCCAGGAGGTGGCGGGCGCCCGCGACCCGAATCTGCGGCCGCATCCCCCGCGCCAGGTCCCGCCATAGCCAGGCCTTGACCTCCTCCAGCCAGCGGTGGTGATGGGAGGCCTCGCCGAGAACCTGCTCCAGGCGCTGGTGGGTCAGGGCTCCTACTCGGGAACCCTGCAGCCGGTGGGTAATTGCCCGCGACAGGTGCTCGAGATCGTCGGGCATCACTCCCTCAGGGAGCTCAATTGAACG
Proteins encoded in this window:
- a CDS encoding 50S ribosomal protein L11 methyltransferase — protein: MRWIEISVDVPLQDSEMAGDCLLGHCPAGFSESARPGRGRRVLRVYLPSTRAGRSSLSRLRRALAREAASGTIGVRVVGDTDWVKMWRAHAKPVRVGRITVQPTWMRSRIRPGQVLVRLDAGQAFGSGEHPSTQLCLAAVERYVHGGETVLDLGTGSGILAIAAARLGARRVLAIDDDDVAASIARANARANGVLRIVTVRRASGLSRVRLRADLIVANLTPEILAGVFPHVGRCLAPGGRFVGGGFGPARVAEVARLAQVSGLRVVGTEARRGWRAVHAVHAVAGRP
- the hrcA gene encoding heat-inducible transcriptional repressor HrcA, which codes for MLKLDARRRILLRTVVEEHVRTAEPVGSEHAALRGRLAVSPATIRSALASMEELGLLTHPHTSAGRIPTDRGYRVYVDMLPKADPLSGSARQKIRRRLGDPVEEPGDVANEAARVLAGMTGYASVVAAPGLAEQMFSSLHLVPLGERRALAVIATDAGALQGRSIELPEGVMPDDLEHLSRAITHRLQGSRVGALTHQRLEQVLGEASHHHRWLEEVKAWLWRDLARGMRPQIRVAGARHLLAEPEFKSPDRATRLFEALEDESVLDRVLAAVPEEGVWILIGEENPHEQLRACSLIMAAYRAGDRRGGTVGILGPTRMRYRSAVTAVRCVAESLSEAMRPSA
- a CDS encoding RsmE family RNA methyltransferase → MTRRRFYAAAQALDQESFSFAPREAHHIARVLRLRPGARLVVFDGRREAEVEIIEVGPSGVIARRTGPPSVSRRPVEISLIQGIPRGAKMDLVVRMGTEIGLSAIHPVHTDRTVVEPSAVRVDRWRRVAQEAARQCGRGDTPEIHAPARLPEALAALGPVDLFVVPWEHEARPIGEVVAARPFHTAAVLIGPEGGLTEGDLTAARAVGGQAVSLGALVLRTETAGLVATAMLLYERLLRPQT
- the dnaJ gene encoding molecular chaperone DnaJ, which translates into the protein MDSRDLYEILGVDRRASQEEIKQVYRRLARETHPDIRRDDPHATERFKDVNEAYAVLSDPVKRSQYDRFGQVGSEAGPFGGAAGPFEDLFEMFFGGRGRPDRAEREGPQRGSDMRYDLEVTLEEVASGVERRITLDRLETCPVCFGTGAEQGSSPERCPSCQGTGEVRHAQRTVFGHLTQVMTCGRCGGTGTYIVRPCAGCRGAGRSEARREITVTIPAGVEDGMHLRLSGEGEAGVRGGGRGDLFVVVHVAPHPVFARRGRDLYRDIELTMTQAALGDEVEFPGIHGTVPVTVPAGTQPGATISVRGRGLPDLRGGRGSLHLTARVAIPTRLTREQRALIEELARLGGERPQGDEKRKGKRKPILKKMQDLLK